A single genomic interval of Spinacia oleracea cultivar Varoflay chromosome 6, BTI_SOV_V1, whole genome shotgun sequence harbors:
- the LOC130462892 gene encoding uncharacterized protein, which produces MDVRDEIDMNKLQNPTKSKNTGRSSEEPKIGTEKQSDMTETGQYQIENEIETEKQIDKVQEQPQRLILKFKRRPTKSQPEVQKVLSEGDGKASTTSKTEVQKSLSEEEDKSSSKSQPEVTEKSSSKSQSEVQKTSSEVDQEDPSKSMVQKKIATKNRGNMLVKQLLAKSIKQDNKKKAATMVAAAAAKASKEAEERIATPAVAAQIGAEKRAPAADAEAKRVAEEKASPAEKEAKRLAEEKASAADAEAKRVAEEKASAADAEARRLAEEKASAADAEREAGKKEAENKRMEANEKKEEEDKAEAKKKDIE; this is translated from the exons atGGATGTTCGAGATGAAATTGACATGAACAAGCTACAAAATCCAACGAAAAGCAAAAA TACTGGAAGATCTAGTGAAGAGCCAAAAATCGGCACTGAAAAGCAATCAGATATGACAGA AACTGGACAATACCAAATTGAGAATGAAATTGAAACTGAAAAGCAAATAGACAAAGTCCA AGAACAACCACAAAGGTTAATACTCAAATTTAAGCGAAGACCAACTAAATCCCAGCCAGAGGTTCAGAAAGTATTAAG TGAAGGAGATGGGAAGGCATCTACAACTTCTAAGACAGAAGTTCAAAAATCATTGAG TGAAGAAGAAGACAAATCTTCATCAAAATCCCAGCCTGAAGTTACTGAGAAATCTTCATCAAAATCCCAGTCTGAAGTTCAAAAAACATCAAG TGAAGTAGATCAAGAAGATCCTTCAAAATCTATGGTACAAAAAAAGATTGCTACAAAAAATAG GGGCAACATGTTAGTGAAACAACTTTTAGCAAAGAGCATAAAGCAGGACAACAAAAAAAAGGCTGCAACAATGGTAGCTGCAGCTGCTGCAAAAGCCAGCAAAGAAGCTGAGGAAAGGATAGCTACACCTGCTGTAGCTGCACAAATAGGAGCTGAGAAAAGGGCACCTGCTGCTGATGCAGAAGCCAAAAGAGTCGCCGAGGAAAAGGCATCTCCAGCTGAGAAAGAAGCCAAAAGACTGGCTGAGGAGAAGGCATCTGCAGCTGATGCAGAAGCCAAAAGAGTGGCTGAGGAAAAGGCATCTGCAGCTGACGCAGAAGCCCGAAGATTGGCTGAGGAAAAGGCATCTGCAGCTGATGCCGAAAGAGAAGCTGGGAAGAAAGAAGCTGAAAACAAGAGGATGGAGGCTAATgagaaaaaggaagaagaagataaaGCTGAAGCAAAGAAGAAGGATATTGAGTAA
- the LOC130462893 gene encoding protein FAR1-RELATED SEQUENCE 5-like, translating to MKKKLMILYNEYAFSKGFGIRVGKGRKRQNSELYTMKRFLCSCEGVKDEKRKRTRSYARLDTRTGCTAFVQFSIGKDGVWTVVNHNMIHNHAMVPLNKRHLIRSQRKVSKEAIYFMSTLKASGVKVSDTLRVLRKEVGGSPMVGFTASDAYNALSRAKANKLEGHDCHQLIKYFAQRNSSEEDFYYDFELSEEDGLLSFFWRDGRMKRDYDYFGDLLVFDTTYRTNKYDMICAPFVGMNHHANNVMFGMGFVIIGIYYL from the coding sequence atgaagaagaagcttaTGATTTTGTATAATGAATATGCTTTTAGTAAAGGTTTTGGTATTAGGGTTGGGAAAGGTCGGAAACGTCAAAACAGTGAACTTTATACTATGAAACGGTTCTTGTGTAGCTGCGAAGGGGTTAAAGATGAAAAAAGGAAGAGAACAAGGTCTTATGCTAGATTGGATACGCGTACTGGGTGTACTGCTTTTGTTCAGTTTTCTATTGGTAAGGATGGTGTGTGGACGGTTGTGAATCATAATATGATTCATAATCATGCTATGgttcctctaaataagaggcaTTTGATAAGATCACAAAGGAAGGTTAGTAAGGAGGCTATTTACTTTATGTCTACTTTAAAAGCTAGTGGTGTTAAAGTGTCTGATAccttgagggttttgaggaaagAAGTAGGCGGATCTCCTATGGTTGGTTTTACAGCTAGTGATGCTTATAATGCTTTATCACGTGCAAAAGCTAATAAACTTGAAGGTCATGACTGTCATCAGTTAATCAAGTATTTTGCTCAGAGAAATTCCAGTGAAGAAGATTTTTATTATGACTTTGAGCTTAGTGAAGAAGATGGACTTTTAAGTTTCTTTTGGCGTGATGGTAGGATGAAGAGAGATTATGATTATTTTGGGGATTTATTGGTTTTTGATACTACTTATAGGACCAATAAATATGATATGATTTGTGCTCCTTTTGTTGGTATGAACCATCATGCTAATAATGTTATGTTTGGAATGGGTTTTGTTATcattggtatttactacctttaa
- the LOC130464340 gene encoding uncharacterized protein, producing MEGSLHKLFAPIVLVALILVLSTTTVSSEEMPKMYVMEEVTMVEPNTNMVHNNGNIHKPKMMIMQFVDQNNKEANSMAATTTSSSTESGLRCADEGEYCNTLFGNSCCPGIACVQGPFVGGRCHKW from the exons ATGGAGGGTTCCTTACACAAGCTTTTTGCTCCAATTGTTTTGGTTGCCCTAATCTTGGTTTTGAGTACTACAACag TAAGTAGTGAAGAAATGCCAAAGATGTACGTGATGGAAGAAGTTACAATGGTCGAACCAAACACAAACATGGTGCATAATAATGGGAATATTCATAAACCAAAGATGATGATAATGCAATTTGTTGATCAAAATAATAAGGAAGCTAATTCTATGGCGGCAACAACCACGTCGTCGTCGACTGAGTCTGGTCTGAGATGCGCCGACGAGGGCGAATACTGTAACACCCTCTTTGGTAATAGTTGTTGCCCTGGTATTGCTTGTGTTCAAGGACCTTTTGTAGGTGGTAGGTGCCATAAATGGTAA
- the LOC130462894 gene encoding uncharacterized protein, which translates to MATGEMTLAEMKAAYEQAQAELAQERASIENLQKELDSVKSSKYQSRYKAGGKPRKLTFEMPDDFEDLTDDEEPRDEEDGSTPDSVTQRLNKMDARMTKHYSRLMKLMIKLPGAPTPVETELTDGYAASPFCEAIARVTVPHTLQLPTWTTLYDGTSDPYPHVNFYKQRMWQIGIPYNLVEPVMCKSFGGTLDGAALEWLMNVAPGSISCPSDLINAFYQQFASSRQLEKQTSDLYRLVQGPTESVRDYFNRFNCEKISIKNCDVRTAIEAFKRGLIPNSELYREITKYPCATFKEVRSRATAQMRIEDDEVIRTASQRSTGGSSDRRSYTPRSSSWRHQPYNRQNQVQNVNQYDDANNVYMNERVVYPPISEYGFNVDIGGVVNALQNVGGTVRWPKKSDRPDSMKDMSKWCDFHRDNGHTTEECISLKKEVAYLLKRGHLKELLSDKGKETYNKDSNTQPSPAPGGDPPAPPMFEKVVNVISGSSDICGLTSSAAKKINRGESEVVKEGQTEEEALRLPGGIWRVLAVVQGVTADWQVPFDLSDLMFLYDLALKECCRYTLVMKKGKKNLGIGLAVNDRGWQSRFVYVNKDSLGEKGQFLVERWTMEGKGGFWLKGGRWKVKVRDVNEPSRAEYLVVRARLDNKFSSSSSSRA; encoded by the exons ATGGCTACTGGAGAGATGACGCTCGCAGAGATGAAGGCGGCCTACGAGCAAGCCCAAGCAGAGCTGGCCCAAGAAAGGGCATCCATTGAAAACTTGCAAAAAGAGCTTGATTCTGTAAAGAGTTCAAAATACCAGTCGCGTTACAAGGCTGGTGGGAAGCCGAGGAAGCTGACGTTCGAGATGCCCGACGATTTCGAAGATCTGACCGACGACGAGGAACCCCGAGACGAGGAAGACGGATCGACCCCAGACTCGGTGACCCAGCGCCTGAACAAGATGGATGCACGCATGACAAAGCACTACTCTCGCCTGATGAAGCTGATGATCAAGCTACCCGGAGCACCCACACCAGTAGAGACCGAACTAACCGACGGGTATGCGGCGTCACCATTTTGTGAGGCGATCGCCAGAGTAACAGTTCCAcacacactacaactccctacCTGGACCACCCTGTATGATGGAACGTCTGATCCATACCCGCACGTCAACTTCTACAAGCAGCGCATGTGGCAGATCGGAATCCCATACAATTTGGTCGAGCCTGTCATGTGCAAATCATTCGGCGGTACCCTTGATGGAGCAGCTCTGGAATGGCTCATGAACGTCGCCCCCGGATCCATCTCCTGCCCGTCTGACCTAATCAACGCCTTTTATCAACAGTTCGCCAGCAGTCGCCAATTGGAGAAGCAAACCAGTGACCTCTATCGGTTGGTTCAAGGACCAaccgagtcggtacgcgattaCTTTAACCgctttaattgtgaaaaaattagtataaaaaaCTGTGATGTCAGGACAGCTATCGAGGCATTCAAAAGAGGTCTCATCCCCAACTCGGAGCTGTACCGGGAaataaccaaatacccctgtgCAACCTTCAAGGAGGTGCGATCGAGAGCCACCGCCCAAATGCGGATTGAAGACGACGAGGTCATCCGGACGGCATCCCAACGTTCAACAGGGGGCAGCAGCGACAGGAGATCGTACACCCCGAGGAGTAGCAGCTGGCGACACCAGCCGTATAATCGGCAGAACCAGGTACAAAATGTCAATCAATACGATGATGCTAACAATGTTTACATGAATGAACGGGTCGTTTATCCCCCCATCTCCGAATATGGCTTCAACGTCGACATCGGAGGCGTGGTGAATGCCCTTCAAAATGTAGGTGGTACCGTCAGATGGCCTAAGAAGAGCGACAGACCAGACTCCATGAAGGACATGAGCAAGTGGTGCGACTTCCACCGCGACAATGGCCACACGACCGAGGAATGCATCTCCCTCAAAAAGGAGGTAGCATATCTATTGAAAAGAGGACACCTGAAGGAGCTGCTGAGCGACAAAGGGAAGGAGACGTACAACAAGGACAGCAACACCCAGCCCAGCCCGGCACCAGGCGGCGATCCACCGGCCCCGCCCATGTTCGAAAAAGTGGTAAATGTTATCTCTGGTAGTTCAGATATCTGTGGACTAACTTCTTCTGCAGCTAAGAAAATCAACAGAGGCGAATCTGAAGTCGTCAAAGAGGGACAGACCGAAGAAGAAGCTCTCAGACTGCCCGGAGGG ATCTGGCGGGTTTTGGCGGTGGTGCAAGGGGTTACTGCAGACTGGCAAGTGCCCTTTGACTTGTCCGACTTGATGTTTTTGTATGACCTGGCGCTGAAGGAGTGTTGTAGGTATACACTAGTCATGAAGAAGGGAAAGAAGAATTTAGGCATTGGCTTAGCTGTTAACGACAGGGGTTGGCAGAGTCGTTTTGTCTATGTGAACAAGGATTCTTTGGGAGAGAAAGGGCAGTTTTTGGTTGAAAGGTGGACGATGGAAGGTAAAGGTGGTTTTTGGTTGAAAGGTGGACGATGGAAGGTAAAGGTTAGGGATGtcaacgagccgagccgagccgagtatTTGGTTGTTCGAGCTAGGCTTGATAACAAATtttcgagctcgagctcgagccgagcttaA